The following are from one region of the Quercus robur chromosome 1, dhQueRobu3.1, whole genome shotgun sequence genome:
- the LOC126728013 gene encoding serine/arginine-rich splicing factor SR45a isoform X2: MMSYSRRSRYSRSPSPYRRYRSVSRSLSRSRSTSRSRYGRSPSRDVENPGNNLYVTGLSPRVTKRELEKHFAIEGTVVDVHLVVDPWTRESRGFGFVTMATLEEADRCIKHLNNSVIEGRVITVEKARRRRGRTPTPGRYLGLRTIRVRRRTPSYSPRRSPSYSPYRRGRSRSPRYSSERSRSRSYSPYYVRQRSCSPYYSRRSYSPDYSRRSYSRCRTRSPYYSRRRSYSRSASPYSLSPVSQRDQSYSPYDSRYHYRSVSRSMSPRPRRSRRSYSHSVSPRPRRSSRRSYSRSVSPKGRTSRSYFRSVSPKPRSTKSRSHGGSSRHGYSRSYSRSPSGSVSPSSRSISRSRSASASSRSPSR; encoded by the exons ATG ATGTCGTACTCCAGAAGGTCAAG GTATTCTCGCTCTCCTTCACCATACAGGCGATACAGGTCTGTCTCAAGGTCACTGTCAAGGTCAAGGTCAACGAGCCGGTCAAG GTATGGCAGGAGTCCTTCAAGGGATGTGGAAAATCCTGGCAACAATCTGTATGTGACAGGATTGTCACCTCGGGTCACAAAGAGAGAACTTGAAAAGCACTTTGCAATTGAGGGAACG GTTGTGGATGTTCATCTTGTAGTTGATCCCTGGACCAGAGAATCCCGTGGCTTTGGGTTTGTTACAATGGCCACCTTAGAGGAGGCTGATCGCTGCATTAAGCATTTGAACAATTCTGTTATTGAAGGCCGTGTGATTACGGTCGAGAAG GCTAGGAGGCGGAGAGGACGCACTCCTACTCCGGGGAGGTATCTTGGACTCAGAACAATCCGAG TGCGCCGTCGAACACCTAGCTACTCTCCTCGGCGATCTCCCAGTTACTCTCCTTACCGAAGGGGTCGAAGTCGCTCTCCACGTTACTCGTCTGAACGTAGTAGGAGCAGATCATACTCTCCTTATTATGTCAGGCAGAGGTCGTGCTCTCCTTACTACAGCCGGCGGTCATACTCTCCTGACTACAGCAGGCGGTCATACTCAAGGTGCAGAACCAGATCTCCTTACTACAGCCGACGCAGGTCCTACTCTCGGTCTGCCTCTCCTTACAGTCTGTCACCTGTTAGTCAGCGTGATCAGTCTTACTCTCCTTACGATTCAAG GTACCACTACCGTTCTGTCTCTCGAAGCATGTCACCTAGGCCAAGAAGGTCAAGGCGGAGCTACTCACACAGTGTCTCACCCAGGCCTAGGAGGAGCTCTAGGAGGAGCTACTCACGCAGTGTTTCCCCAAAAGGAAGGACTTccaggagttattttagaagcGTTTCACCGAAACCAAGGAGCACAAAGAGTCGATCGCATGGTGGTTCGTCCAGGCATGGATATTCTAGAAGCTACTCTAGGAGTCCAAGTGGGAGTGTGAGTCCGAGTTCTAGATCGATTTCAAGGTCAAGGTCTGCGTCTGCTAGTTCTAGGTCTCCTTCCAGGTGA
- the LOC126728013 gene encoding serine/arginine-rich splicing factor SR45a isoform X1, with product MMSYSRRSRYSRSPSPYRRYRSVSRSLSRSRSTSRSRYGRSPSRDVENPGNNLYVTGLSPRVTKRELEKHFAIEGTVVDVHLVVDPWTRESRGFGFVTMATLEEADRCIKHLNNSVIEGRVITVEKARRRRGRTPTPGRYLGLRTIRVRRRTPSYSPRRSPSYSPYRRGRSRSPRYSSERSRSRSYSPYYVRQRSCSPYYSRRSYSPDYSRRSYSRCRTRSPYYSRRRSYSRSASPYSLSPVSQRDQSYSPYDSRYCYRDQSYSPYDSRYHYRSVSRSMSPRPRRSRRSYSHSVSPRPRRSSRRSYSRSVSPKGRTSRSYFRSVSPKPRSTKSRSHGGSSRHGYSRSYSRSPSGSVSPSSRSISRSRSASASSRSPSR from the exons ATG ATGTCGTACTCCAGAAGGTCAAG GTATTCTCGCTCTCCTTCACCATACAGGCGATACAGGTCTGTCTCAAGGTCACTGTCAAGGTCAAGGTCAACGAGCCGGTCAAG GTATGGCAGGAGTCCTTCAAGGGATGTGGAAAATCCTGGCAACAATCTGTATGTGACAGGATTGTCACCTCGGGTCACAAAGAGAGAACTTGAAAAGCACTTTGCAATTGAGGGAACG GTTGTGGATGTTCATCTTGTAGTTGATCCCTGGACCAGAGAATCCCGTGGCTTTGGGTTTGTTACAATGGCCACCTTAGAGGAGGCTGATCGCTGCATTAAGCATTTGAACAATTCTGTTATTGAAGGCCGTGTGATTACGGTCGAGAAG GCTAGGAGGCGGAGAGGACGCACTCCTACTCCGGGGAGGTATCTTGGACTCAGAACAATCCGAG TGCGCCGTCGAACACCTAGCTACTCTCCTCGGCGATCTCCCAGTTACTCTCCTTACCGAAGGGGTCGAAGTCGCTCTCCACGTTACTCGTCTGAACGTAGTAGGAGCAGATCATACTCTCCTTATTATGTCAGGCAGAGGTCGTGCTCTCCTTACTACAGCCGGCGGTCATACTCTCCTGACTACAGCAGGCGGTCATACTCAAGGTGCAGAACCAGATCTCCTTACTACAGCCGACGCAGGTCCTACTCTCGGTCTGCCTCTCCTTACAGTCTGTCACCTGTTAGTCAGCGTGATCAGTCTTACTCTCCTTACGATTCAAGGTACTGCTACCGTGATCAGTCTTACTCTCCTTATGATTCAAGGTACCACTACCGTTCTGTCTCTCGAAGCATGTCACCTAGGCCAAGAAGGTCAAGGCGGAGCTACTCACACAGTGTCTCACCCAGGCCTAGGAGGAGCTCTAGGAGGAGCTACTCACGCAGTGTTTCCCCAAAAGGAAGGACTTccaggagttattttagaagcGTTTCACCGAAACCAAGGAGCACAAAGAGTCGATCGCATGGTGGTTCGTCCAGGCATGGATATTCTAGAAGCTACTCTAGGAGTCCAAGTGGGAGTGTGAGTCCGAGTTCTAGATCGATTTCAAGGTCAAGGTCTGCGTCTGCTAGTTCTAGGTCTCCTTCCAGGTGA
- the LOC126728013 gene encoding serine/arginine-rich splicing factor SR45a isoform X3, producing the protein MMSYSRRSRYSRSPSPYRRYRSVSRSLSRSRSTSRSRYGRSPSRDVENPGNNLYVTGLSPRVTKRELEKHFAIEGTVVDVHLVVDPWTRESRGFGFVTMATLEEADRCIKHLNNSVIEGRVITVEKVSCV; encoded by the exons ATG ATGTCGTACTCCAGAAGGTCAAG GTATTCTCGCTCTCCTTCACCATACAGGCGATACAGGTCTGTCTCAAGGTCACTGTCAAGGTCAAGGTCAACGAGCCGGTCAAG GTATGGCAGGAGTCCTTCAAGGGATGTGGAAAATCCTGGCAACAATCTGTATGTGACAGGATTGTCACCTCGGGTCACAAAGAGAGAACTTGAAAAGCACTTTGCAATTGAGGGAACG GTTGTGGATGTTCATCTTGTAGTTGATCCCTGGACCAGAGAATCCCGTGGCTTTGGGTTTGTTACAATGGCCACCTTAGAGGAGGCTGATCGCTGCATTAAGCATTTGAACAATTCTGTTATTGAAGGCCGTGTGATTACGGTCGAGAAG GTTAGCTGTGTGTAG